From Microcystis aeruginosa NIES-2549, a single genomic window includes:
- a CDS encoding DUF3181 family protein, giving the protein MANTTQDIENLAAQIGDNIYIDVAKWHLYLREAHLHSVVAEKVFPLLENDSLSENAVMSILREIKVTLGGGHLQVSLADLLPSKCQIDLIDLLEEYQKSC; this is encoded by the coding sequence ATGGCTAACACAACTCAGGACATCGAAAATCTGGCGGCCCAAATCGGCGACAATATCTACATTGACGTGGCTAAATGGCATCTCTATCTCCGGGAGGCCCATTTACACAGCGTCGTTGCCGAAAAAGTCTTCCCTTTACTCGAAAACGACAGCTTAAGCGAGAATGCAGTCATGTCTATCCTGCGTGAGATAAAAGTCACCCTCGGAGGTGGTCATCTGCAAGTTTCTCTAGCGGATTTGTTACCCAGCAAATGTCAGATAGATTTAATCGATTTGCTGGAAGAATACCAAAAAAGTTGCTAA
- a CDS encoding cation:proton antiporter, with the protein MDPSFALTLQIVITVVAGITAQVIAEYLKVPSIVFLLIFGIALGSDGWEILHPQSLGIGLEVLVALSVAIILFEGGLSLSGRELGRVSGSLRNLVTLGTSITLIGGGMAAHWLGEFPWPIAFLYASLVVVTGPTVIGPLLKQVAVDRRVATLLEGEGVLIDPVGAILAVVVLNTIIDSHARPMEIITGLTLRLGIGAAIGIAGGGLLSFIIKTCNFLTFELKNLVVLAGVWGLFGLSQFSRSESGLMAVVMAGIVLKAAAVPDERLLRRFKGQLTTLCVSVLFILLAADLSIASVIALGWGSVLTVLVLMLVVRPLSVALCTLKSDLNWRHKLFIAWVAPRGIVSASVASLFAILLTRAGINGGEAIKALVFLTILMTVFIQGLTARWVAKGLKITSSAATGAVIVGCNPLGRLIGCLFQEQGETVVLIDTDAAACQQAKEEGLTVLQSSALDTKILQEAGIESMGTFLVLTNNSEVNLVLAQRAGEEFHPPRVLAAFAGTPNPDKNKVNQVFLPSFSVKEWNQYLDDNQIKLGKTIFKADDLSEQQTRLTKLIENGELLPLLLRRDNSLQVVTEGEEWRTGDELIYILRDLRPQLLKRLSGTVRTRLSLEILPEVEIATSR; encoded by the coding sequence ATGGATCCATCTTTCGCCCTTACCCTGCAAATTGTCATCACTGTGGTGGCGGGGATTACAGCCCAAGTCATTGCCGAATACCTGAAAGTTCCCAGTATTGTCTTCCTGCTCATTTTTGGGATTGCTTTAGGGTCCGATGGTTGGGAAATTCTACACCCACAAAGTCTGGGAATTGGCTTAGAAGTCCTTGTTGCTCTCTCTGTGGCGATTATCCTATTTGAAGGCGGTTTAAGCCTGAGCGGACGGGAATTAGGGCGAGTTTCTGGCAGTTTACGCAATCTTGTCACCCTCGGTACTTCCATCACTCTCATTGGTGGCGGTATGGCGGCCCACTGGTTGGGGGAATTTCCCTGGCCGATCGCATTTCTTTACGCTTCTTTAGTGGTGGTAACTGGTCCGACAGTGATCGGGCCTTTGCTGAAGCAAGTAGCCGTAGATCGGCGGGTGGCGACGCTTTTGGAAGGAGAAGGGGTATTAATCGACCCTGTGGGCGCAATTTTAGCCGTAGTGGTGCTAAATACGATTATTGATAGTCATGCCCGCCCCATGGAAATCATCACCGGTTTAACCCTGCGTTTAGGCATCGGGGCGGCGATCGGCATTGCTGGAGGCGGATTGTTAAGTTTTATTATAAAAACTTGCAATTTTCTGACTTTTGAGTTAAAGAATCTCGTGGTTTTAGCCGGAGTCTGGGGATTATTTGGTTTATCACAATTTAGCCGCAGTGAATCGGGGTTAATGGCGGTAGTAATGGCGGGAATCGTGCTAAAAGCGGCGGCCGTTCCCGATGAGCGGTTATTAAGGCGTTTTAAAGGTCAATTAACCACTCTTTGCGTGTCGGTACTGTTTATTTTACTAGCGGCGGATCTTTCGATCGCCAGTGTCATCGCGTTGGGTTGGGGCAGCGTCCTGACGGTGTTAGTCTTGATGTTGGTGGTACGTCCCCTGAGTGTGGCTCTGTGTACCCTAAAAAGTGACCTAAATTGGCGACATAAGCTATTTATCGCTTGGGTTGCCCCTAGGGGAATCGTTTCCGCCTCTGTAGCTTCTTTATTTGCCATTTTACTCACCCGTGCCGGTATTAATGGCGGTGAAGCGATCAAAGCTTTAGTCTTTTTAACAATTTTAATGACCGTTTTTATTCAGGGATTAACGGCGCGTTGGGTGGCAAAAGGGCTAAAAATCACTTCTTCTGCGGCAACAGGGGCAGTAATCGTCGGTTGTAATCCCCTAGGTCGCTTAATCGGTTGTTTATTCCAAGAACAAGGGGAAACCGTGGTTTTAATCGATACGGATGCCGCAGCCTGTCAGCAAGCAAAAGAAGAGGGTTTGACGGTGCTGCAGAGTAGCGCACTTGATACAAAAATACTACAAGAAGCTGGCATCGAATCCATGGGGACTTTTCTAGTTTTGACTAATAATAGCGAGGTTAATCTGGTTTTAGCCCAAAGAGCCGGCGAGGAGTTTCATCCCCCCCGGGTGTTGGCTGCCTTTGCGGGAACCCCTAACCCAGATAAAAATAAGGTTAATCAGGTTTTTCTGCCTAGTTTTTCGGTCAAGGAATGGAATCAGTATTTAGACGATAATCAGATTAAATTGGGTAAAACTATCTTTAAGGCCGATGATTTGAGCGAACAACAGACCAGATTAACTAAATTAATCGAAAATGGCGAACTGCTGCCCCTACTATTGCGTCGTGATAATTCCCTACAGGTAGTAACAGAAGGGGAAGAATGGCGCACAGGAGACGAATTAATTTATATTCTGCGCGATTTACGCCCACAACTGCTTAAACGTCTTTCTGGCACTGTCAGAACCCGTTTATCTTTAGAAATCTTACCCGAAGTGGAAATCGCCACCAGTAGATAA